A section of the Deltaproteobacteria bacterium genome encodes:
- a CDS encoding acyl-CoA desaturase produces MFAKTALIMAWLLGSYGALYLATNAWEVVLLAISVGLAMAGLGFNIQHDGGHAAYSKHEWINVAAAHTLDFIGGSSYVWHWKHNVTHHTYANIAHVDADTDVGAFARLTPHHTWRPWHALQHVYIWGLYGMLPFKWIFWDDFHDLATGHIGSQAFPRPKPGRMAATLLLKLQYFGWAIVLPLMVRPWRGVLLAYVVAALTLGVVLAVVFQLAHCVGEAEFPVPKAGSQDMNIDWATHQVATTVDFARDSKFLTWFLGGLNFQVEHHLFPRVTHLHFPALSKIVESTCAEFGVPYRAFPTFGAAVRSHARWLRRMGQRPAEAITPTAPATAEA; encoded by the coding sequence ATGTTCGCCAAGACCGCGCTGATCATGGCCTGGCTGCTCGGCTCGTATGGCGCGCTCTACCTGGCGACCAACGCCTGGGAGGTGGTGCTGCTCGCCATCTCGGTCGGCCTGGCCATGGCCGGGTTGGGCTTCAACATCCAGCACGACGGCGGCCACGCCGCGTACTCCAAGCATGAGTGGATCAACGTTGCGGCCGCGCACACCCTCGACTTCATCGGCGGCAGCTCGTACGTGTGGCACTGGAAGCACAACGTCACGCACCACACCTACGCGAACATCGCGCACGTCGACGCCGACACCGACGTGGGCGCGTTCGCCCGGTTGACGCCGCACCACACCTGGCGGCCCTGGCACGCGCTGCAGCACGTGTACATCTGGGGCCTCTACGGGATGCTGCCCTTCAAGTGGATCTTCTGGGACGACTTCCACGATCTGGCCACCGGCCACATCGGCTCGCAGGCCTTCCCGCGACCCAAGCCCGGCCGGATGGCGGCCACGTTGCTCCTGAAGCTGCAGTACTTCGGCTGGGCCATCGTGCTGCCGCTGATGGTGCGGCCGTGGCGTGGGGTCCTCCTGGCCTACGTGGTCGCGGCGCTCACGCTGGGCGTGGTCCTGGCCGTGGTCTTCCAGCTCGCGCACTGCGTGGGTGAGGCCGAGTTCCCGGTTCCCAAGGCGGGCTCGCAGGACATGAACATCGACTGGGCCACCCACCAGGTGGCCACGACGGTGGACTTCGCGCGCGACAGCAAGTTCCTCACCTGGTTCCTGGGCGGGCTCAACTTCCAGGTGGAGCACCACCTGTTCCCGCGCGTGACGCACCTGCACTTCCCGGCGCTCTCGAAGATCGTGGAGAGCACCTGCGCGGAGTTCGGCGTGCCGTACCGCGCGTTCCCGACCTTCGGCGCAGCGGTTCGCTCGCACGCGCGGTGGCTGCGGCGGATGGGACAGCGGCCCGCGGAGGCGATCACCCCCACCGCGCCGGCGACCGCCGAGGCGTAG
- a CDS encoding DUF3943 domain-containing protein — translation MALIAAPAQPPPPVDVPPAETTPDAAPLTPPNAEAPPPQPLFTKVPPKSYWVPAVEALTLGVGIVGYDRWVAKDGYAQVTPDSIGHFVITQPWFIDGDQMFMNFVAHPYMGSLAYNIARSNQLSYWESLGYTTAFAAAFELAGELQNPSINDLVNGSVGGSYFGETFHRLTEVLIQPGAPGAGPLRLVGGFLLDPMGSFNREVLGKPQPYQPEQLPQWQGRLYAGGLLIHGADYSRGQVVMGLDFSAGFPDDRSTRTLHPFDYMDMRFDYALIGRPNGDIMIRGLLAGGRLQTSDAAGAAGLYGLYDFDSGPDFRVSATSAGPGISIGMAPGTGLRLRATAVAAAVLMGASGTDEQADFIYKGPDFNQPPIYEMGPGAEGLVDSTLDWKGIGQARLIARSWLIGGVKPIVGLERDAAVTLGAATAFRGWPSLGVELSAQGRIPADDHAPSQWGWIGRATVGAPLGDW, via the coding sequence TTGGCGCTCATCGCAGCGCCCGCGCAGCCGCCGCCTCCGGTGGACGTCCCACCGGCCGAGACGACGCCGGACGCCGCGCCGCTCACGCCGCCCAATGCCGAGGCGCCGCCGCCCCAGCCGTTGTTCACCAAGGTCCCGCCCAAGAGCTACTGGGTGCCCGCGGTGGAGGCGCTCACGCTCGGCGTGGGCATCGTGGGCTACGACCGCTGGGTCGCCAAGGACGGCTACGCACAGGTCACGCCGGACTCGATCGGCCACTTCGTAATCACCCAGCCCTGGTTCATCGACGGCGACCAGATGTTCATGAACTTCGTGGCCCACCCGTACATGGGCTCGCTCGCCTACAACATCGCGCGCTCCAACCAGCTCAGCTACTGGGAGAGCCTGGGCTACACCACGGCATTCGCCGCGGCGTTCGAGCTCGCGGGCGAGCTGCAGAATCCGTCGATTAACGATTTGGTTAATGGCTCCGTCGGCGGCTCGTACTTCGGCGAGACCTTCCACCGGCTGACCGAAGTGTTGATCCAGCCGGGCGCCCCCGGTGCGGGGCCGCTGCGGCTCGTCGGCGGCTTCCTGCTCGATCCGATGGGCAGCTTCAACCGCGAGGTGCTCGGCAAGCCCCAGCCGTACCAGCCCGAGCAGCTGCCGCAGTGGCAGGGCCGGCTCTATGCGGGCGGCTTGCTCATTCACGGCGCGGACTACTCGCGCGGCCAGGTGGTGATGGGCCTCGACTTCTCCGCGGGCTTCCCCGACGACCGCAGCACGCGCACGCTCCACCCCTTCGACTACATGGACATGCGCTTCGACTACGCGCTCATCGGTCGGCCCAACGGCGACATCATGATTCGCGGCCTGCTCGCGGGAGGGCGGCTGCAGACCTCGGACGCGGCCGGCGCGGCGGGCCTCTACGGCCTCTACGACTTCGACAGCGGGCCCGACTTCCGCGTGTCCGCCACGTCGGCCGGGCCGGGCATCTCCATCGGCATGGCGCCTGGAACCGGCTTGCGCCTGCGCGCGACTGCGGTGGCCGCCGCGGTGCTCATGGGCGCGAGCGGCACCGACGAGCAGGCCGACTTCATCTACAAGGGCCCCGACTTCAACCAGCCGCCCATCTACGAGATGGGCCCCGGCGCCGAAGGCCTCGTCGACTCCACCCTCGACTGGAAGGGCATCGGTCAGGCCCGGCTCATCGCCCGCAGCTGGCTCATCGGTGGCGTGAAGCCCATCGTGGGCCTGGAGCGCGACGCCGCCGTCACCCTCGGCGCAGCGACCGCGTTCCGCGGCTGGCCCAGCCTGGGCGTGGAGCTGTCGGCCCAGGGCCGCATCCCCGCCGACGACCACGCGCCGAGCCAGTGGGGCTGGATCGGGCGCGCGACCGTGGGTGCGCCGCTCGGCGATTGGTGA
- a CDS encoding cold-shock protein — protein MATGTVKWFNDSKGFGFISQDNGGDDVFVHHTAIQAEGFRTLAEGQKVEFDVTKGPKGLQASNVRPVS, from the coding sequence ATGGCAACTGGTACCGTGAAGTGGTTCAACGACTCGAAGGGCTTCGGCTTCATCAGCCAGGACAACGGCGGGGACGACGTGTTCGTTCACCACACCGCGATCCAGGCCGAGGGCTTCCGCACCCTGGCCGAGGGCCAGAAGGTGGAGTTCGACGTGACCAAGGGCCCCAAGGGCCTGCAGGCGTCGAACGTTCGGCCGGTGAGCTAA
- a CDS encoding endonuclease/exonuclease/phosphatase family protein: MLASLAALALLGGCASMMNLRSQPSTSVPAKVASSNARPLRVVSFNVHLGEFLKYEREGHHASIERSFRQDPRLRSADIIGLQELCSDEGGWQVDYFHQVMKDTAGQSYVATALSDPIGKMMCARVEAIYSRFPIVNQGVITLPQVFEPRSAVWADIDVPNLDGQGTTRVRVYNAHLENRPQNMSWEEGRLKQIRVVLDHVDAWRAAHPGEPLILLGDLNTVGRIWDPWRREATIKAIEADQLQASIKGYHRTLTFTPHQIDWIFFNDQLALKHSEVVGVWLSDHFPLVADFTLAPAKEASAASAPPAAAPAPEQPSTASAAPAGLRPSAR, encoded by the coding sequence GTGCTCGCCAGCCTGGCGGCCTTGGCGCTGCTCGGCGGCTGCGCGTCGATGATGAACCTGCGCAGCCAGCCGTCGACGAGCGTGCCTGCCAAGGTCGCGAGCTCCAACGCGCGCCCGCTGCGCGTGGTCTCGTTCAACGTGCACCTGGGCGAGTTCCTGAAGTACGAGCGCGAGGGGCACCACGCGTCGATCGAGCGCAGCTTCCGGCAGGACCCGCGGCTGCGGAGCGCGGACATCATCGGGCTGCAGGAGCTCTGCTCCGACGAGGGCGGCTGGCAGGTCGACTACTTCCACCAGGTGATGAAAGACACCGCGGGCCAGAGCTACGTGGCCACGGCGCTCTCCGATCCCATCGGCAAGATGATGTGCGCCCGCGTGGAGGCCATCTACAGCCGCTTCCCCATCGTGAATCAGGGCGTGATCACGCTGCCCCAGGTCTTCGAGCCGCGCTCGGCGGTGTGGGCCGACATCGACGTCCCCAACCTGGACGGGCAGGGCACCACGCGGGTGCGCGTGTACAACGCGCACCTCGAGAACCGGCCGCAGAACATGAGCTGGGAAGAGGGCCGGCTGAAGCAGATCCGCGTGGTGCTCGATCACGTCGACGCCTGGCGCGCGGCGCACCCCGGCGAGCCGCTGATTCTCCTCGGCGACCTGAACACCGTCGGCCGAATCTGGGATCCGTGGCGCCGCGAGGCGACCATCAAGGCCATCGAGGCCGATCAGCTGCAGGCGTCCATCAAGGGCTATCACCGCACGCTCACCTTCACGCCGCACCAGATCGACTGGATCTTCTTCAACGACCAGCTCGCGCTGAAGCACTCGGAGGTCGTGGGCGTGTGGCTCTCGGATCACTTCCCGCTGGTGGCCGACTTCACGCTGGCGCCTGCCAAGGAAGCGAGCGCTGCGTCGGCTCCTCCTGCGGCCGCGCCCGCACCCGAGCAACCTTCGACGGCTTCGGCCGCGCCCGCCGGCCTCCGACCGAGCGCCCGCTAG